A single region of the Salvia miltiorrhiza cultivar Shanhuang (shh) chromosome 8, IMPLAD_Smil_shh, whole genome shotgun sequence genome encodes:
- the LOC130998156 gene encoding uncharacterized protein LOC130998156, translating into MDIGVHKLGNMHNSWTDYTSLRTIGVSLRAAPPPKVVNMHWWPLVAPWIKVNTDGSALGAPSNIAPGDIFRDSWAWVRGCFHFTGGVGFSFEAELLAIILVVQIAYSRGRLHLWIESDFFYIVHLLQSRSTSVPWRFAASWRKVLELLKDFRLQVTHIFREENHVVDIMAHQNTPEGW; encoded by the coding sequence ATGGATATTGGCGTTCATAAGCTGGGAAATATGCATAATTCTTGGACCGATTACACCTCCCTTCGCACCATTGGAGTCTCACTTAGAGCGGCGCCTCCACCTAAGGTCGTGAACATGCATTGGTGGCCTCTTGTCGCtccttggattaaagttaacacTGATGGGTCTGCTTTGGGGGCTCCGAGCAATATTGCACCCGGCGACATCTTTAGGGACAGTTGGGCTTGGGTTCGTGGGTGTTTTCACTTTACTGGTGGGGTAGGTTTTTCTTTTGAAGCCGAACTCCTTGCCATCATTCTTGTTGTTCAAATTGCTTACTCTAGAGGGCGGTTACACTTGTGGATTGAGTCTGACTTTTTCTATATTGTGCATCTTTTGCAATCTCGTTCCACCTCGGTCCCTTGGCGGTTTGCGGCATCGTGGCGTAAGGTTTTGGAGCTCTTAAAGGACTTTCGCCTGCAAGTCACGCATATTTTTCGAGAAGAAAATCATGTTGTTGATATCATGGCTCACCAGAACACGCCTGAAGGATGGTAG
- the LOC131001608 gene encoding 26S proteasome non-ATPase regulatory subunit 4 homolog isoform X1, with protein sequence MVLEATMICIDNSEWMRNGDYSPTRFDAQKDAVSLICGAKTQNNPENTVGVLTMAGKGVRVLVTPTSDLGKILACAHGVEVGGEMNLAAGIQVAQLALKHRQNKKQQQRIIVFVGSPVKYDKKVLELIGRKLKKNSVALDIVNFGEEDEEKTEKLEALLAAVNNNDSSHIVHVPPGPSALSDVLISTPIFTGDGEGASGYVAAAAAAAGGGFEFGVDPNLDPELALALRVSMEEERARQEAAAKKAAEEAALGEKGEQQSTSQDATMTENVNPGTSEPEKKTHDLTDDENALLQQALAMSMDDSSSTVAVRDTDMSDASADDHDLQLALQLSVQDSQGDQSNPNDMNKLLADQSFISSTLAHLPGVDPNDPAIKDLLAAMQNQSEVSSNDFGRRKGSKLNGNLCCI encoded by the exons ATGGTGCTCGAG GCTACGATGATCTGCATCGATAATTCGGAGTGGATGCGTAACGGCGACTACTCCCCCACTCGGTTCGACGCTCAAAAGGACGCTGTTAGCCTAATCTGTGGAGCGAAGACTCAG AACAATCCGGAGAATACTGTTGGTGTGTTGACAATGGCCGGAAAGGGGGTTCGTGTGTTGGTCACTCCGACCAGTGATCTTGGCAAGATCTTGGCCTGCGCACACG GTGTAGAAGTAGGTGGTGAGATGAACTTGGCAGCTGGGATCCAAGTTGCACAGTTGGCCCTCAAACATCGCCAAAACAAGAAGCAGCAGCAAAGGATAATTGTGTTTGTGGGAAG TCCTGTTAAATATGACAAGAAGGTGTTGGAGTTGATTggaagaaaattgaaaaagaacAGTGTTGCTCTTGATATTGTAAACtttggtgaagaagatgaagagaaGACGGAGAAGCTTGAGGCATTACTTGCTGCTGTAAATAACAATGATAGCAGTCATATTGTACATGTTCCTCCGGGTCCCAGTGCTCTTTCAGATGTACTTATCAg tACCCCAATATTTACAGGTGATGGAGAAGGAGCAAGTGGCTATGTGGCAGCTGCAGCAGCTGCTGCTGGTGGCGGGTTTGAATTTGGCGTGGATCCAAACTTGGATCCTGAACTTGCTCTTGCACTTAGAGTATCAATGGAAGAGGAGAGGGCAAGACAAGAAGCGGCCGCAAAGAAGGCTGCAGAAGAAGCTGCATTAGGGGAAAAAGGGGAGCAGCAATCAACTTCACAGGATGCAACCATGACCGAGAATGTGAACCCTGGAACATCTGAACCTGAAAAGAAAACTCATGATCTAACG GATGATGAGAATGCATTGTTACAGCAAGCCCTAGCTATGTCCATGGATGATTCTTCCTCCACAGTTGCTGTGAGGGACACTGACATGTCAGATGCATCTGCTGATGACCATGATTTGCAACTTG CTCTTCAATTGTCTGTGCAAGATAGTCAAGGTGATCAATCAAACCCGAACGATATGAATAAGCTATTAGCAGATCAATCCTTTATTTCCTCCACGCTGGCTCAT CTTCCAGGAGTTGATCCGAATGACCCAGCCATCAAAGATTTACTTGCTGCCATGCAAAATCAGTCTGAGGTGAGTTCGAATGACTTTGGTAGAAGAAAAGGGTCAAA GCTGAATGGTAACTTGTGTTGCATATAG
- the LOC131001608 gene encoding 26S proteasome non-ATPase regulatory subunit 4 homolog isoform X2: MVLEATMICIDNSEWMRNGDYSPTRFDAQKDAVSLICGAKTQNNPENTVGVLTMAGKGVRVLVTPTSDLGKILACAHGVEVGGEMNLAAGIQVAQLALKHRQNKKQQQRIIVFVGSPVKYDKKVLELIGRKLKKNSVALDIVNFGEEDEEKTEKLEALLAAVNNNDSSHIVHVPPGPSALSDVLISTPIFTGDGEGASGYVAAAAAAAGGGFEFGVDPNLDPELALALRVSMEEERARQEAAAKKAAEEAALGEKGEQQSTSQDATMTENVNPGTSEPEKKTHDLTDDENALLQQALAMSMDDSSSTVAVRDTDMSDASADDHDLQLALQLSVQDSQGDQSNPNDMNKLLADQSFISSTLAHLPGVDPNDPAIKDLLAAMQNQSEKKEEDKEPKEEEKK; encoded by the exons ATGGTGCTCGAG GCTACGATGATCTGCATCGATAATTCGGAGTGGATGCGTAACGGCGACTACTCCCCCACTCGGTTCGACGCTCAAAAGGACGCTGTTAGCCTAATCTGTGGAGCGAAGACTCAG AACAATCCGGAGAATACTGTTGGTGTGTTGACAATGGCCGGAAAGGGGGTTCGTGTGTTGGTCACTCCGACCAGTGATCTTGGCAAGATCTTGGCCTGCGCACACG GTGTAGAAGTAGGTGGTGAGATGAACTTGGCAGCTGGGATCCAAGTTGCACAGTTGGCCCTCAAACATCGCCAAAACAAGAAGCAGCAGCAAAGGATAATTGTGTTTGTGGGAAG TCCTGTTAAATATGACAAGAAGGTGTTGGAGTTGATTggaagaaaattgaaaaagaacAGTGTTGCTCTTGATATTGTAAACtttggtgaagaagatgaagagaaGACGGAGAAGCTTGAGGCATTACTTGCTGCTGTAAATAACAATGATAGCAGTCATATTGTACATGTTCCTCCGGGTCCCAGTGCTCTTTCAGATGTACTTATCAg tACCCCAATATTTACAGGTGATGGAGAAGGAGCAAGTGGCTATGTGGCAGCTGCAGCAGCTGCTGCTGGTGGCGGGTTTGAATTTGGCGTGGATCCAAACTTGGATCCTGAACTTGCTCTTGCACTTAGAGTATCAATGGAAGAGGAGAGGGCAAGACAAGAAGCGGCCGCAAAGAAGGCTGCAGAAGAAGCTGCATTAGGGGAAAAAGGGGAGCAGCAATCAACTTCACAGGATGCAACCATGACCGAGAATGTGAACCCTGGAACATCTGAACCTGAAAAGAAAACTCATGATCTAACG GATGATGAGAATGCATTGTTACAGCAAGCCCTAGCTATGTCCATGGATGATTCTTCCTCCACAGTTGCTGTGAGGGACACTGACATGTCAGATGCATCTGCTGATGACCATGATTTGCAACTTG CTCTTCAATTGTCTGTGCAAGATAGTCAAGGTGATCAATCAAACCCGAACGATATGAATAAGCTATTAGCAGATCAATCCTTTATTTCCTCCACGCTGGCTCAT CTTCCAGGAGTTGATCCGAATGACCCAGCCATCAAAGATTTACTTGCTGCCATGCAAAATCAGTCTGAG aagaaggaagaagacaAAGAACCAAAAGAAGAGGAAAAGAAGTGA